In Flavobacteriaceae bacterium, the following proteins share a genomic window:
- a CDS encoding DUF2167 domain-containing protein: MKQLTITLCFLFTLCIYSQEEIDTTAFDLERYNFVVDSIDSSFTYLTGVIDLDNGLATLTVPEGFKFLDAAQSKVVLTDLWGNPPSKPIGLLFPEDMTPMHDAFTYCVEIEYSEEGYIDDEDAADLDYDDLLEEMQDDTNAANPDRIAQGYGAMELVGWASPPFYDIDNKKLHWAKELHFEGEDSNTLNYNIRVLGRKGFLNLNAIGEIDVLDTFNQDRDNILNSVEFTSGNRYADFNPSVDKVAAYGIGGLIAGKVLAKVGFFAVIAKFGKFIAIGFIALFAGLRKRIFGGKREA; encoded by the coding sequence ATGAAACAACTAACCATTACTTTATGCTTTCTTTTTACATTATGCATTTATTCACAAGAAGAAATTGATACTACCGCTTTTGATTTAGAACGTTATAATTTTGTGGTAGATAGCATTGATAGCTCATTTACTTATCTAACTGGAGTTATCGATTTAGATAATGGTTTAGCTACTTTAACAGTTCCTGAAGGGTTTAAATTTTTAGATGCAGCGCAAAGTAAAGTCGTATTAACAGATCTTTGGGGGAATCCACCAAGCAAACCAATAGGTTTATTATTTCCAGAAGATATGACACCAATGCACGATGCGTTTACTTATTGTGTAGAAATTGAATATTCTGAAGAAGGTTATATTGATGATGAAGATGCTGCTGATTTAGACTATGATGATCTTTTGGAAGAAATGCAAGATGATACCAATGCTGCCAATCCAGATCGTATAGCTCAAGGTTATGGAGCTATGGAGCTGGTAGGGTGGGCTTCTCCTCCATTTTATGATATTGACAATAAAAAATTACATTGGGCAAAAGAGCTTCATTTTGAAGGTGAAGATAGTAATACACTTAATTATAACATTCGCGTTTTGGGGCGTAAAGGATTTTTAAATTTAAATGCTATTGGTGAAATTGATGTTTTAGATACATTTAACCAAGATCGAGATAACATACTTAATAGTGTAGAATTTACTAGCGGAAATCGTTATGCTGATTTTAACCCTAGTGTAGATAAAGTTGCTGCCTATGGTATAGGTGGGCTTATCGCTGGTAAAGTACTTGCTAAAGTTGGTTTTTTTGCAGTGATCGCTAAATTTGGGAAGTTTATAGCAATTGGTTTTATTGCTCTTTTTGCTGGATTACGTAAACGTATATTTGGCGGAAAAAGAGAAGCTTAA
- a CDS encoding metallophosphoesterase codes for MRIAHLSDIHLSKQNYKEFNNNVRESLISDLSGYNSADKPIDLIIITGDLVDKGGHSLMEIQDFNDQQNPYKIFEKTFIEPISNQLGIPKEKFLFIPGNHDIDENEIRWIDEKRLKQSLNSSTINDILINNKFNFNNDNYRIKLFKEFEKEYHQNTPNYIFSNNESTYIYEVNSDLNIGFILINDSWRCSTCSLDNPELNHHFFGTDQLYNGIRELKNKTPNLTICLFHHSVEDLYEKEEVKRILTTKDISFFFYGHHHNTNSTNHINPVGSCYGFRGRATLNNPNEKQTEYQPGYQLYDINFGLSKIEAIHYRKYEYKISRFVADTSYAPESGIDNNGYKFTQIQSPNKALSALDMSNFKMK; via the coding sequence ATGCGAATAGCTCACTTATCAGATATACATTTATCAAAACAGAATTATAAGGAATTTAACAACAATGTTCGTGAATCTCTTATATCAGATTTAAGTGGTTATAATTCTGCAGATAAGCCAATAGATCTTATAATCATTACTGGTGATTTGGTTGACAAGGGAGGTCATTCTCTTATGGAAATTCAAGATTTCAATGACCAACAAAACCCTTATAAAATTTTTGAAAAAACATTTATAGAACCTATATCAAATCAATTAGGAATACCAAAAGAAAAATTCCTATTTATACCGGGGAATCATGATATAGACGAAAATGAAATTCGTTGGATTGACGAGAAGAGATTGAAACAATCTTTAAATAGTTCTACAATAAATGACATACTAATTAATAATAAATTCAATTTTAATAATGATAATTATAGAATTAAATTATTCAAAGAATTTGAAAAGGAATATCATCAGAATACCCCAAATTATATTTTCAGTAATAATGAATCTACATATATATATGAAGTTAATAGTGACCTAAATATCGGTTTTATTTTAATTAATGATTCTTGGAGATGCTCAACCTGTAGTTTAGACAATCCTGAACTAAACCATCATTTTTTCGGAACAGACCAGTTATATAATGGAATTAGAGAGCTCAAAAATAAAACACCGAACCTTACGATCTGTTTATTTCATCATTCAGTAGAAGATTTATATGAAAAGGAAGAAGTAAAAAGAATTCTTACGACGAAGGATATATCATTTTTTTTCTATGGTCATCATCATAATACTAATTCTACAAATCATATAAATCCTGTTGGCTCTTGTTATGGGTTTCGTGGTAGAGCAACATTAAATAACCCTAATGAAAAACAAACTGAATATCAACCTGGATATCAATTATATGATATAAACTTTGGATTAAGTAAAATAGAAGCAATTCATTACAGAAAATATGAATATAAAATTTCAAGGTTTGTTGCTGATACTAGTTATGCACCAGAAAGCGGAATAGATAATAATGGTTATAAATTTACTCAGATTCAATCACCAAATAAAGCTCTGTCTGCTTTAGATATGTCAAACTTTAAAATGAAATAA